Below is a genomic region from Homo sapiens chromosome X, GRCh38.p14 Primary Assembly.
TGCCATTGGTAGACTCACCCTTTCACTTGAGGTGCCCTTTTCCAACATGTCTGAATTCTGTGCAACTTTCAAGGCTTAACTCAGTTGCCATGTCTGTCTTTAAGCTTTCTCTAATGAACCGAAGCCATAGCAATCTCCTTCCTCTGGAATTTTATCACTCTCAATGTCTTGTGCCTCTCTTTAGCACTGTATGGTGTCACCAGTTATATTTTCATGTATACATCATAGACTCAAAGGGTTATTAGTTGACTAGATTGTTTGCAGTCTGGTCTAGAGGTGCAGCACTGGGAATGAGTGAAAAAGAAGAGACAGATGATTGATTGGCTATATGGTGGTTGAGAAAGAGGGTGGAGTTTAAGTTGATGCTATTATTTCAAGGTTGGTAGCCCCACTGACAGAAATGAATCAAGCTTTCTATTCTCAGCTAGATTATCCACCTTTTGTCAGCTAGTATAGATGAAGTACTCAATTAATCCTTGTTGAGGTTAATTGAATTCACTTCAACTGGAACCTTTTCTCTATCTTTTTGGTATTGGTCCAAAGTCTCAGTGTAGTGCTCTCCATGCCATTCTCTCATATTTGGGCTTGTTCTTGCCAGACGTTGCAGAAAATGGTATTCATACAAATCTGCCACCCCGTGTTCCTTATTCTCTGCATGTATCCTACATGGGTAAATCGTGTTCACTACCACACCCTCTGATACAGACTCTGTCCTGATGCATCTCTCAATGCCCcaacttcctttctccctcctcctaaccattttcatttctaccataggcttaatttggaggagaaaagcaTCTCCCCTCATGAACACTGAGTATTGTATCTATCCAGGGCTTTTCCCTTTGCCAATAGGAACATTCCCAAGTGATATCTTCCTAATGGGGAATTTTAAGCACTAGCGGGATGATAGCCTAAAGAAGGGATTGGCAAGCTTTGTctttaaagggccagatagtacatcttttagtttttctagGCCTTTTCACAACtgctcaactctgctgttgtagttaGACAATATCTAAATGAATTATTAGGCAATATGTAAATGACTGAtaatggctgtgttccaacacaatttaatttacaaaaacagacagcagGCCAGATTTAGTCCACAGACCATAGTTTGCTCAACTCTAGTCTACAGTCTTAATTTTTGGCATTTCCACTGTCtgtgaaataataacagaaaagcaATGGCCATTTCTCGCCATCTACCTATCGCTCTCTTATACATATCCCATATacgtataaatatatgtatatatatatgtgtgtgtgtgtatatatatatatatatatcttgcaTTTCAGTGACAGGAAACTTTGTGATGTGCAGAAAAGGCAAGGGAGTATGTTTTTCCACTGAGAACCTTGGCTGTGAATGTTACAGATGCTAGCATTCCAGACAGAACTGCACAGATGCCTTAGAGAAGCATCAGGGGCTGGTTATGCATAGAAGTagaattaaagaaggaaaattagaaaGAGTGTCTATCAGATGAAAATACTCATTCTTGGAAAACTTCCAATTTTATGTAGTAAGTTTTATGGACTAGTGTAAGACAATCATAGTTCCTGCAATAATGAAACTGAATAGTTGTTTGAGAGTTTTTCTAAGTAGCCCAAGGAACAATTTCCTCAAGAAGTGgatttttgtaggtttttttgtcCTTAATATTGTCCAACtgaaatttttttcctaagaatcTGCTTATCCTATAACGATTTAGGATTATAACACAAAACATAATGTGTATTAACAAAACTGACCATTTTGTTCATGCTTTTCTTAAGGCACTCTGAGTTTCTGGACTTAAATAATACATGTGAGGAtaagttttatgtgtcaacttggctagactACAGTCCCCAGTTATTTAATCAAACGGTAATCTAGGTgatgctgtgaaggtattttgtaggtATGGTTAACATCTACAATAAGTTcactttaagtaaaggagattacTCTTGATGacgtgggtgggcctcatccaatcagttgaaggctttGAGAGCAAAACCTGAGTTACCAGAGGAATTTTTGCCTTAGGACTACAGCAGTTTTCAGCCTGCCTCCTTGCCTTGTGGATTTCAGAATCAAGACTGCAACACTGACTCTTCATGAGTCTCCAGCGTGCTGGCCTGCCCTGCAAAATCCAGACTGCTagctgtattagttagggttctccatAGAAAAACAACCAATAGGAAAGAGATAGATgatggataaatagatgatagatagatagatagatagatagatagatagatagatagatagacagacattTATCATAAGGGattggcttatgtgattatggaggccgagaagtcccatgatctgccatctgcaaactggaggcccaggaaagccaatggTGTATTTCCAGTTCAAACCCAAAAGCCTGAGAATGAGGGGAGTAAACGGTATAAATCCCAATTTGATTCTGAAGCCTGAGAATCAGGAGCAATGATGTCTGAGGGCAAGAGACCACAGATATCCCAGCTGTAGCAGAGAGCAAATTTGCCCTTCCtgtgcctttttgttctattcaggtgcTAAACAATTTGGATGATGATGATGCTCACATGCATTGATGAGCATCATCTTTTTTTtcgttttgaaacagagtctcactctgttgcccaggctggagtgcagtggtgcaatcttggctcactgcaacctctgcctccaggattcaagtgattcttgtgcctcagcctcctgagtagctgggattacagacatgcaccaccacacccagctaatttttgtattttcagtagagacggggttctgccatgttggtcagtctggtcttgaactcctggcctcaagtgatccacctgccttggcctcccaaagtgctgggattacaagcataagccaccatgctcggcctgaTCTTCTTCACTGAGTCTGATTCAAAtcctaatctcttccagaaacattcacagacacaaccagaaataatgttttaccagctatctgggcatacCTTAGCCCAGTCACATTGATGCATAAATCATCACACCAGCTCCaacacatgagccaattccttaaatcaatctctctctctacacacacacacacacacacacacacacacaccctgttgGTTGTTTCTCTGGTGAACTCTCACTGATACATTGAAAGAGTAGCTAGCCTGGCTGTATTTctagcagaaaaactggaaaatatgtCTATGTGTTGGCTAAATTATTCCAGGACAAGGGTCAGCTGTGCCTAGAATACCAGTAATCTCAGATATAAAACTTTCAGATGTACATTGGGGGAAATATAACACCCTGCTAGGTTATAGAAACAAACTTTTCTAAGGCTtctcttttgaaatatttcttactGGGTGAGGTCAACACAGAGTAGAAATGTAAGCAGGTTGATAGGAGATGAACATAGACAGTAGAGAGTGATGTCTGAAGTCCCTGTCATTGACATGTGAAACTGATCTCCAGTCACCCCATAAAACTCTTAGTGTTCCTTATTGTCATCCACATAGCAGATGAAGCATGAAAATAAGAGGTGCTCAATTAATATCTCAGCTATCTCTTTTCAGACGTTACAGAAGCAACCAAAGTCCTGTGATTCTGAATCCAGCATTCTTTGCACTGCTTTACATCAAAATACAACactaaataaaatcagaacaaaaGATCCCACATTAAAGTCTTTAGATGGAATATTATAGCTAGACTATCTCATATGCTCGGCCTCCATATCAGTCTGGGTGCAATCAGGAGAAAGAAACTATTTAAACAGGAGAATTTTAATATAAGGAATTATTAAACTATGGTAAGAGTATCTATAAGAAAAATCTATATAGTTTCTGTAGGGCACAAGGCCCTTGGCCTTGTGGTTTCACTTAAAAATCAACttgcaaaaggcagattaattagAGAAAAgtcatacacatttatttaatgtatatatagaTGACAGCCTTCAGAATGAAAGGCCCAAACATACAGGAGACATTGctcatttttatgcttaggttcaacaatGTATGGAGAGCTgtatagaaatatgattggacaaaaagatATGCTCTAAtgctaatagactgagtgggAAAATCCAGCAAAGTTTCACTATCTAGATTGTTCCTGTCCTCTCTGAGCATGGGGTAGGTCCCTCTCTGGAATGGGAGTCTCGTGACCTACAGTCAAATaaggtaggtcagataatttctttattgccagtttttatatagaaaagaagagggaaaattagagtaatatttttagcatttatgctggctttggggaaaaagggttctggtttctatgacccacCTTGGGGAAGTAAGATTCTAGCTTCTATGGCTAGCCTCAGGGGAGAATGGGActgagacaggagggcaggatgtcaaagaaaaacttttgcttctgaggccttcatttggGGGTATTGTTTTCTAAGTCCCAACATATCCAAAGGCTGAGAAGAGTACCCAAGGAAGGACAAATTTGGAAAGGTGCCCCAATCTACAGGGCTAAGGTTCAGACCTTGCTGAAAGTCTATTGTAGTTGCAGTCCAATGGATTGCAGAAAAGTCAGCCAGTTTGAGGCAGACCTGTTCTGCAGTCACTGAGCAAACAGGAAGCAACCCTCCAGAGGGCAGATGAGGCACAGTTAGGATGCAGGCAAGCCCCAGACAGCGCTCGATGCAAGGGCATGCAGAGGGAGTGGGATCCCCAGCGGTAACCCTCTAGCACATAGGCAGGGCTATAGTCAATGGCCAAGTATATGGTCGTGCAGAGGAACTGGGAGTGCTAGTGTGGCAGGAGGCCTGGAGTGTACCATATCCTGTCAGGAGAGCTGGATGTTATAAGAACTGTGGAATACCAAACCGGGAAGGACTCAGGAACAGAGGGAGTCAGGACACTGGTGCAGGTGTCCATGTAAAGATGGCAATAGCAAAGTGATCACCAGACCAGGCTGGAGCTGTGAGGGCATCAGAAACCACACATTCTGGGTCTGTGGCTGGCATAGGGCACCACCAGATACTCTCACAGCCACACTGTTAACCCACCACAAACGAAACAGCAGAAATCCCTTCCACTTGGAATGCAGCTGTAGTGCTCACTACTGAGAAAGCACAACATATGTTTACTGGAAAGGAGAAATGCCTAAAGCAATTCTGTCCATTATCGCTGAGCATATATTGAAGGTGAATTTGAAGGTGAGGTGCAATACATTGGTAACAGGCACAGTCTACTCTCTTGGTTGCCTCCATGTGAACCCCTTGACACACATCAAAATTCCCTTGCAGCAGCAAAACAACGTTTTCTACCTAACATGATACACCAATCCTTCTTGTAAGTGAAGTGCTCACTCTTACCTAAAGTTAGATGACCAGGATTCTCCAGTGATTGCAATTATCATGGGATCCATTAAGTATTCCTCAAATTCAGTCAGGTGCCCACTGAATATTATCTTACCTAAAGACAAGTAAAGTTAATCTCCCATGAAGTTgtgcataaaattaaaaataagaaccaGGATAGCAAAAAAAGAAGTACACATATTTGAATAAAAGCATCCGTATGATAAACATAGAGAAATATGCAAAGTAACAATAgtctttgtttttgtaatttgtcTCAAGGTCTGAGCTCTTCAATTACCAATTATAATTTTCTCTCAACCtcagctaaaattttaaaagctttatttacTTCAGTTCTTTACCTAGTAAGGCTATCCAAACTTTCATTTCCCAGGGGTCTCAGCCCTGAACCACcctacattttttgttgttgaggtAGATTTCCAATAACATTTACTATTGAGCATGTGCAATATGGAGAATAATGGCATtgcaaagatgtccacatcctaatccttgAAAATTTAATATGTTGTGTTACAAGACATATGGGAATTAAGATTGctgatttaggctgggcatggtggctcatgtatgcaatccctgtgctttgggaggccaaggtgggaggactgcttgaagccaggggtttgagaccagcatgggcaacaagacccagtctctacacacacacacacacacacacacatacacattaaaCAGGTGTGATGGtgagcacctatagtcctagctattcaggaggctgaggtgggaggatcatttgagcccaggaattcgaggttacactgagctatgattgcactactgcactccagcctgggcaacagagcaagaccctgtctcaataaatagaATCTTTAAAACACTGCTGATTTAAAATAGGgatattatcctggattatctcaGTGAGCTCAATCTAATTACAATGGTTCTTAAAAGtggaaaaggaagacagaaaagggaGAACCAGAGATGGCAGCGTGAGAACTCAATCCAAaattgctgactttgaagatggaggaatgAAGCCATGAGTCCAGGAATGCAGGCAGCTTCCagaaagctggaaaaggcaaagaaacagattGTGTCTTCAGAGCATCTAAGATTGCAGCCCCGCTGACACCTTCATTTTAGCCAAGTGATAATCATCTTAGACTCTTAATCTCCAGGACTGTAAGATTTAAAAAACTATGTTGTTATAAGCTTCTGTAGTAATATGTTACAGAAGCAATAGGAAATGAACACACTGAAAGTCAAACTTTTATTTCCATGGATTACTTGAAAACTTGACCCATAAATTAAGAGAacaaatttatatacataatagTCACTGAGTCACTTAACaacttttaatcttttatttgaaaacataccATGTAGATACTATACAAGCATTCATAGTGCATTCAGAATTTCTTCTCACAGGGCAACAATGGATTGCAGCCATGATCCTCCCTGTCATGGATACCCCTACCATCTTCTTCACATTTCATTTTGCCCTGCATTTGGAAGTGCTACATGCTGAAGAGCAGCATGACCAGGATGTAAACTCTGTACTAAAATATCAAGTTATTAGCATCTTCACACtcctttcaaaacaaaacaactttccTTCATTCTTACCAAAATCCTGTTCTGATATCTATGTAACTGGGCTCAACATAAACTACTCTAGAGGCCAAAAAACTGAAATTTAGAAACCAAACTGTCACTCTCCTCTAAATGCAACTCCAGCCTTATCCTTCAGCTGCTGAAGTACTACAGAAGTTGAACAATCACTCATTGTGTCTGTAACACCTTCTTCCCTAAGAGTGATCAATTCAATCTATGATATTCCCTCCTATATACCTTAGCAATCTTCAGGTCTCATAAGACCTCCTTCTAGATAAACTGTGTTCTGAATACAATCTCCAAACTTTGGAATCTGGTTTTCCTCTTACAGGGTATTACCTACTAATAACTTCCCCACATCACTAAAATCCAACTCACCTATTTTAAAGGACCCTAGGCTTAAGAGCATCAACAAGCTCTTGGATTAATACAACTATACTGAAGCCATACCCCATATACAAGGGGGCATATTCCTATTGGTAAAGGTGTGACTGAAAATTCAATCCTATGTTATGTGAGAAAACCTCTTAGTACAAGTCATTTGTTCACAGCAAAGGCACAAAGTACAACAGATTCACTGCCTCAAAGGCAGGAAAAGGTTATGATAatagtggtggcacatgcttgatGGCAAAATTATTAAATCCCCTGGATTTTAATGAAATATGACCACCCTAGGATCCATGCAtctttccccagaagcagaacaTCTTCATATGGAGTTTCTGATGTTGTGTCAAATAAGTAACAAGTAATACTTTCAAATTCTACAAGTCCACTTTAAAGCATATATTGCTTACTCATTGAAGAAACAAGACCACCACACTATAAGGTAcagagatgtaaaaaaaaaaaaaaaatctggaattaGTCATGTAATGTTGAATGCAGAGGATTGTTCAAGGTTTCGCAGATGAAGTCCAGGTAAACAAAGTTCCTCTGAGGCAATGAAAGTGCCCCTCTAAGAAAACTAACATGGCAAGGTGGGCTCAGACCACCAAGGGCCAAGAGCTTGCTAGCAGACACACAGGAAATGTGGGCCAATTTCTTAAAAGCAAATCAATCTGGAGATTTGACTTGGCGTTTAGCCTCATCTATATATGCCCAAGAGGATTCAAAAGTTATCAGCCTCATTTTTTATTGCCAGGATCCCAGCAACTATTTTTTTCCACCAAATTGCAGAGTATGATCAGAAGTGATTTTTGTGAGTTTGGCTTTTAATAAGTTCACAAAGGCAAGGCATACAttaatatgaaaaacacaaaaatgtaatCAAAACCTTTTACAAAATAAGCAATTTAAATATACAACCAAGGTAGTGTATGTAGtacagtagtggttctcaaactgtatCAAGCATCACGGTCTCCATCAGATTGCTATCCCTTACCCCAAGTTTCTGAATCAGTAGGTCTACAGTGGAACCCAAGATTTTGCATTTCAAATGACTACCCCCATGCTCCTGGTGCTGCTAGTTTAAGGAGCATACTTTTTAAACCACTGTATTAGAACATGGaaagaggcaggaagattgcttgaggccaggagttcaagtccaacctgggcagcatagtgagaccctgtctctgcaaaaagcaaaaaaaaaaaaaaaaatagctaggcctggtggcacacatctatagtcccatCTCAAGCAAGAAGATAAGTCCCTCtcttttcaggaggctgagagagaatcgcttgatgccaggagtttgaggctgcagtgagttattaTTGAaggactgcactctagccaggatgacagagcaagaccctgactatattaaaatgaagaagaaCATGAAAAACACAATTTCAGTCTTGTAGGAGAGAAGGATGCTCATCAGCCAGAGCTATGGGATTGAGGTGTCTGTGTCAGGATTAGAATGCAGATCTCCCCATTAAGTGTTTCTGTTTGACCTTTGGTCCTAGACTAATTGCATTTTCATCTCTGGATAAAGTTCACAGTTTTCCTTCCATGGAGGAAGTGGTATCGAGTGAGACAGTCAGGCAGATCTGTACAAGGAGGAGTACGTTCCTCTTATTCCTTCTGAAGGGTCTCCTCTACCTCCTTGCTATTAAGCTGggcattctcttctcttttcaacATCTCTTCAAAGATCTCATTATGCATGTAAAAGAAGATGTACCCAGTGCAACGCCTATCCTCCTGCATCTGGGCCTCCTGGATACCTAACACCCGCATATCATCGTAAGTGAACCAGATCTGTTTCTCAAAGTCATAGGCATCACAGATATAATGGCCTGACTTTAGAGTCTTCCCAAGATGGCTGACAACACTAATGAGCCGGTAGGTATGATCTCCCTTatcatcatttctttttgtttccttggcTTTAGATTTTATCTTATCtaaaatgtctttgtttcttgGATTCTTATTGGAACCCAGTGCAAGTAGGGAATTCCTGTTAGACTTCTGTAGATTTAATTTTGTAGGTCTTAGGAGGTTCTTTGTGTGCCCCTGGGTGCCTGgctttggaaagctttgaggcagTGCCTGCTGAGGGGCTTGTTCACAGATTCTCATACCGTCACACTGCTGAGTCTGTTCAGACACTTTTTGGAATCTTTCTGGAATTctgatatttttatcttcatacaAATCTTTAGTAGGATTGATAATCCTATCAAAAGCTACAAACTTACTGGTTTTCACATATTTCTTTCGTTTTGGATTTTCGGGCACTGTTTGAAAGTCAACTTTTGAGAGAGGTGTGCCTGGGCTGCTGGCAGGTTTACCTCCAGCTTTGTGGAACTGACAAAGTGAGGTATCTTCCAGATACGTCATTAAGTGAGCTAACGGTTCTTTTTCAATGAATGCTCGATCTCCTGAGTATACAGATTCTAGCTCATTTGGTTTAGAATTTTTTCCAAGGTACTTTTGCTGCTGTCTTCTGCTTGCCCCTTTAAAGACtgtctggccttttttttgttCAGACTCCTTATCTGATCCAATGTGTGGAGCCAGGATATCTTTGGATTCCTTTGTTGCAGGCCATGATACACTGATGTTTCCAGAAGTCATCTTTCGAATAACTTTTAATAATTGGAAATCTGTAATTTCTCCATCCTCACTCAAGGGAAGAGGTGGTCTGGTGCCTTCATTGCAATGAGAAGACacctttaaatatttggaaatgatgACTTCCTGGTCATTCTTCTTTAATGCACAAAACTCATTCAAGCTATAGCGTTTGAGGTGAACAATAAGGATTCTAGGTAGCCTACTGAATGAGTGCACTCCAACGGAAGTCTTGTGCTCACATTTTGCACATTTATACTCAAGCTCTTCTGCTccaaaaaaaagatcaaaagtagACTGAATAGATGAAGGATGTGCTTTTATTCTTTGGGGAAGGTTGATGGAGAGGTAATTATTCAGTTCTGTCTTGAGAATAACCTGACCACAAGCTTTACAAGCAATGGAGTGCAACAACTCTAACTCAAAATTAGTAATGACAGGGCAAGAAAACCCACTGGTGTCAGGATCATCAGCAAAAACCTGTTTAGGAAAATTATCTTCCCCAAATTCACTTTTAGGCTTCCAAATTGTGTTGAGTTTTTCCATGTTATCTTTCAGTTGATCTAAACAGTGAGCTAAAAACTCATGAGCATCGTTCTGTGCATTGCCATGGAATATCTCTGCAGCTGCTGAAATGGCCTTTTTAAGATTCAAGAGTAACATCTCCTTGATTTCTATATTAtaggtatctttaaaaaaaagtagccgTGCCAAGCACATGGTAAGAGCATTAAGGGGAATTTTACCCCATGGGAAACTCTGATTAAGTAAATCATCAGCAAACGATGGGATTGAAAGTAGAGACTGTAACACTGCATTCATATAACAGGTGTTTCCCAAATTGGGGAGGCCGTGGCATATTTTCTctggaaataattcaaaaaatagttttaatttatcCCACTTTGTGTAACCGTCACTATACCCTTGTTGTAACAGAAATACCAAAACCATTTTCTCAGTGAGAGCTTGGAGAAGACCAATGTCATCTAGGTAAGGATTTCCAGTGGCGTTCATGATGCATGAAGATTCACATTCCAATTTCTTATTCTCTTCTAACTCTTTTAACTTCAATTGTTTCTCTCGATTATAGCTTACACACCTCGAACAATCTGCCTTGGATTTCTTGTATTctacagaattattttctttcaagaatTCCTCATTCATCTCTGAGCTAGATGAGAgcattcttttcctcttcttgtgCTGATTTTCTGATAACTCTCCGCAAGTAAGTGTCAATTTTGATGTAAGCAAAGGCATCCTCTGAAGGACACCTGTCCCACTTCCTTTTGCTATCTCAAAAGATTTGCTACTTGATTTCTCATCAACTTTGTGGAATGAAGTTTTGTTGATTTCCTTCTGTGTTGTGCTAGAAAAGACACTCCCACCCTTACCAGGTCTCACAGGTGGCTGAACCTCGTTTTGATGAACTCTGTCCAAGAATATCTTCAATTGTTCAGCATCTGTGGAGGATAATCCTTCAATAAACAagccattattattttgtaaagttaAATGCAGGTGATTTTGGTTTCCTCTATAGGATTTAAGGactacattttgaatattatcacTTAGCCGAAAAGTGCTATATTTTCCACTTTTGAAATACAGCACCAGtctatctttcttctttctttccactgCTTCAATGAATGCTTCTTTTGACTTAGATATCCCAGTCTTGCAGTTCCCTATTTGGACAAAACCACGTAGGAATAGGGCAGCCAtgttttctttacaaataaaatatacgTATCTCCGATTATTGATAATCTTGAAGTTCCAATCTGTTTTGCAAGTTCAGCTGTGAAGACAAC
It encodes:
- the USP26 gene encoding ubiquitin carboxyl-terminal hydrolase 26, with the translated sequence MAALFLRGFVQIGNCKTGISKSKEAFIEAVERKKKDRLVLYFKSGKYSTFRLSDNIQNVVLKSYRGNQNHLHLTLQNNNGLFIEGLSSTDAEQLKIFLDRVHQNEVQPPVRPGKGGSVFSSTTQKEINKTSFHKVDEKSSSKSFEIAKGSGTGVLQRMPLLTSKLTLTCGELSENQHKKRKRMLSSSSEMNEEFLKENNSVEYKKSKADCSRCVSYNREKQLKLKELEENKKLECESSCIMNATGNPYLDDIGLLQALTEKMVLVFLLQQGYSDGYTKWDKLKLFFELFPEKICHGLPNLGNTCYMNAVLQSLLSIPSFADDLLNQSFPWGKIPLNALTMCLARLLFFKDTYNIEIKEMLLLNLKKAISAAAEIFHGNAQNDAHEFLAHCLDQLKDNMEKLNTIWKPKSEFGEDNFPKQVFADDPDTSGFSCPVITNFELELLHSIACKACGQVILKTELNNYLSINLPQRIKAHPSSIQSTFDLFFGAEELEYKCAKCEHKTSVGVHSFSRLPRILIVHLKRYSLNEFCALKKNDQEVIISKYLKVSSHCNEGTRPPLPLSEDGEITDFQLLKVIRKMTSGNISVSWPATKESKDILAPHIGSDKESEQKKGQTVFKGASRRQQQKYLGKNSKPNELESVYSGDRAFIEKEPLAHLMTYLEDTSLCQFHKAGGKPASSPGTPLSKVDFQTVPENPKRKKYVKTSKFVAFDRIINPTKDLYEDKNIRIPERFQKVSEQTQQCDGMRICEQAPQQALPQSFPKPGTQGHTKNLLRPTKLNLQKSNRNSLLALGSNKNPRNKDILDKIKSKAKETKRNDDKGDHTYRLISVVSHLGKTLKSGHYICDAYDFEKQIWFTYDDMRVLGIQEAQMQEDRRCTGYIFFYMHNEIFEEMLKREENAQLNSKEVEETLQKE